From the Phycisphaeraceae bacterium genome, the window GGGCCATCCTCATGAGCCGACTTCCAGCCGCCAAGCGGCGCGAACAACTGCTCGACTGCGCTGCAGAACTCTTTGCAGCCCAAGGTTATGCGCGCGCGACAACCGCTCAGTTGGCCAAGTCTGCGGGCGTGACCGAGCCGATCATCTACCGCCACTTCAAATCCAAGCGGGACCTGTTCGTTGCCCTGATCGAGCGTACGGGCAAACGCACGCTGACGCGCTGGGAGCAGGATCTGGAGGGTGCAGACGATCCTGGCGAGCGTCTGCGTCGTCTGATTGGCGACAATCCGATGGTGGCTGAGGGTGGGCGCGAGGCGTATCGGGTGTTTCTACAGGCCATCAGCGAGGTGGATGACGACATGATTCAGGCTGCGATCGCGCGCCATATCGCCAGTGTGCACACATTCCTTGAGAAGGAGATTGTGCGCGCGCAGGAAGCTCATCGCGTCACGAATAAGTACACGGCGGAAGTGCTAGCCTGGCTGATGATCAACATCGGGATGGGCTACGGCGTGCTTTCGGCCATGAAGATCCGCAACCACGGCATTGACGCCAGCGGGACACACGTGCAGGAGGTTCTGTCGCGTGTGCTGGTCGGACGCCCGCCGGAGAAGTAGGTGCACCGGCCGTTGATCTATCTCGATAACAATGCCACCACGCGCCCGAGTGAGTCTGTGTGCGCCGCTGTGCAGCGCGCCTGCTCCGAACTCTGGGCCAACCCATCGAGCGTGCACCGCGAGGGTCAGCGTGTGCGGGCTGCGGTCGAGCTGGCGCGGGCCGAGGTTGCTGCCCTGATCGGGGCCGAGCCGAAAGAGTTGACGTTCACCTCGGGCGGGACAGAATCGATCCACCTTGCCTTGCGTGGGGTGTTGGCGACATCCAAGACGCCGGTGCTGGCCACGACCGCGATTGAACATGCCGCCATTCGCGATCTGGCAGCCCAACTCGAGAAGTACGGCGGGGTGCAAGTCCACTGGTTGCCTCTCAAGCCGGGCGGCCTGATCGACCTCGACGCGGCGGCACCGTTGATCGCATCGGCCACGCTCGTGAGCGTGCAGTGGGCGAACAACGAAACGGGTGTGATTCAACCCGTTGGGGAGATAGCCACCCTCTGCCAGAGCGCTGGGGTTCCATTTCATTGCGATGCGACGCAATGGGTCGGGCGGATGCCGCTGGATTTGAATGCTTCGCCATCCGTCGGTGTCGATCTGATGACCTTTTCTGCCCACAAGTTTCATGGGCCCAAGGGGGTCGGGGCGTTGTGGGTGCGCAAAGGGCTGGGCGTGCGGCCGACGATGCCCGGATCGCACGAATTGGGTCGGCGCGGGGGCACTGAAAACGTGCCCGGCATTCTGGGCATGGGTGCGGCTGCGATCGAAGCGGGACAGTGGCTGGCTCGGCCCGGGGAGCGTGACCGGCTCGCGGGCATGCGCGACCGCTTTGAAACTAAAATCGAGTCACGGTGCCCGTCGGCCGCGATCAACGCCCCGCCCGGGCGCGCGCCACGACTGTGGAATACCACCAATATCGGGTTCTCGCGACTGGAAGCCGAGGCCTTGTTGATGCTCCTGAGCGAGCGCGGGGTGTGTGCTTCGGCCGGGGCGGCGTGCTCGTCGGGCTCGCTGGATCCGTCGCCGGTGCTGCTGGCGATGGGGGTGAGGCCGGAGGTGGCCCATGGGTCGATCCGTATGAGTCTGTCGCGTGAAACGACGCCCGAGGAACTGGATCGGGCAGTCGAGATCATCGTTGAGGCTGTCGAGCGTCTGACATAGGGTGGATCGTGGCACGCGAGCGGGGATTGGTGTACCCTCTTCGCATGACACAAATTCCTTATGTCTCGGATCCGTACGGACACGATCACCTGTCCGAGCCGCCGCGCACGAGTCTGATGGCGATCATTTCGATGGTGCTGAGTCTGATCGGGTGCTGTCTGCCGATCGGGTTTCTCGGAGCGATTCTCGGCGTGTTTTCGCTGGTGGGGATCAGTTCATCGAGAGGACGGGTCACGGGCAAAGGATTTGCTGTGGCGGGCATCATCATTGGTGTGATCAACACCGCCATACTGGTCAGCGCGTTCGTCGCCGCGGAGAAGGGGTTCAAGGCGTACATGGGCATCACCGAGCCGATCTATCTCAATCTTGAGGCTGGCGACTTCGACAGCGTGCGTTTGGCACTGTCAGGCGCGAGCGCAACGACGACAGATGAACAGTTCATTGCATTCCGCGATGCCTATCAGGCGGAGCTTGGGTCGTTCAGTCGCATGCCGAGCGGGTGGTTCGAATTGATGACCAACTTTGTAGGGCCTGAGATTGGGCCAAACGTGGGTGTGTTCCAGGGTCGCAATGACATGATCCCCACGCCGGCGCACTTTGATCAGGGTGTTGCGCTGCTGATCTTCCAGTTCAATCCGGCACAGACCAGCGGTGGGCCGCCGCTCTTTGTGGATCTGTTCGTCGTGCTTCCTGACGGGACTGAGATTTTGTTGTCGGACTTTGCCTCGGTGTCGGCGGTGCCGCCAGCCGTGCCTGCAGTTCCGGCGCCTGTCGATCCAGCGCAACCGGACGAACCTGAGATGGATGACGAGGGTTGAGCGGAATGCCGGCTCTGGAGGTTCGTTTGATCTTGATACTCGCTTGAGCATGCCTGCAACAGAGGAACAACCCGCGATTCGTCTGCGCAACATCGTCAAGCGTTTCGGCGACCAGACCGTGCTTGACGGCATCAATCTCGACGTAC encodes:
- a CDS encoding TetR/AcrR family transcriptional regulator, translated to MSRLPAAKRREQLLDCAAELFAAQGYARATTAQLAKSAGVTEPIIYRHFKSKRDLFVALIERTGKRTLTRWEQDLEGADDPGERLRRLIGDNPMVAEGGREAYRVFLQAISEVDDDMIQAAIARHIASVHTFLEKEIVRAQEAHRVTNKYTAEVLAWLMINIGMGYGVLSAMKIRNHGIDASGTHVQEVLSRVLVGRPPEK
- a CDS encoding cysteine desulfurase; translation: MHRPLIYLDNNATTRPSESVCAAVQRACSELWANPSSVHREGQRVRAAVELARAEVAALIGAEPKELTFTSGGTESIHLALRGVLATSKTPVLATTAIEHAAIRDLAAQLEKYGGVQVHWLPLKPGGLIDLDAAAPLIASATLVSVQWANNETGVIQPVGEIATLCQSAGVPFHCDATQWVGRMPLDLNASPSVGVDLMTFSAHKFHGPKGVGALWVRKGLGVRPTMPGSHELGRRGGTENVPGILGMGAAAIEAGQWLARPGERDRLAGMRDRFETKIESRCPSAAINAPPGRAPRLWNTTNIGFSRLEAEALLMLLSERGVCASAGAACSSGSLDPSPVLLAMGVRPEVAHGSIRMSLSRETTPEELDRAVEIIVEAVERLT
- a CDS encoding DUF4190 domain-containing protein gives rise to the protein MTQIPYVSDPYGHDHLSEPPRTSLMAIISMVLSLIGCCLPIGFLGAILGVFSLVGISSSRGRVTGKGFAVAGIIIGVINTAILVSAFVAAEKGFKAYMGITEPIYLNLEAGDFDSVRLALSGASATTTDEQFIAFRDAYQAELGSFSRMPSGWFELMTNFVGPEIGPNVGVFQGRNDMIPTPAHFDQGVALLIFQFNPAQTSGGPPLFVDLFVVLPDGTEILLSDFASVSAVPPAVPAVPAPVDPAQPDEPEMDDEG